In Lemur catta isolate mLemCat1 chromosome 1, mLemCat1.pri, whole genome shotgun sequence, one DNA window encodes the following:
- the NCBP2AS2 gene encoding protein NCBP2AS2 — protein sequence MLLRRLLAALLHSPQLVERLSESRPIRRAAQLTAFALLQAQLRGQDAARRLRGLAAGPAESLSRRAERFKDTFTQELRRGLRDRPGSPPGSPPGSQRGPGANT from the coding sequence ATGCTTCTCCGGCGGCTGCTGGCAGCCCTGCTGCACAGCCCGCAGCTGGTGGAGCGTCTGTCCGAGTCGCGGCCCATCCGACGTGCGGCGCAGCTCACCGCCTTCGCTCTGTTGCAGGCCCAGCTACGCGGCCAGGACGCGGCCCGCCGCCTGCGGGGCCTCGCGGCCGGGCCCGCGGAATCCCTGAGCCGCCGGGCTGAGAGATTCAAAGACACCTTCACCCAGGAGCTACGCCGCGGCCTCCGGGACCGGCCGGGGTCCCCACCAGGGTCCCCACCAGGTAGCCAGAGGGGCCCAGGTGCGAACACTTAA